The following coding sequences lie in one Helicobacter sp. MIT 21-1697 genomic window:
- the rsmI gene encoding 16S rRNA (cytidine(1402)-2'-O)-methyltransferase, with translation MLILVPTPIGNLEDITLRALEAFKQADIILCEDTRVAKKLLELLISRSLLQIPTDKDCSSFIESKQFKSFHSHNQNEFIDSLQKEMFESCVLYLSDAGTPCISDPGAKLVSYAIAHNIDFDVLPGACALNVAFCGSGIESTPFVFAGFLPHKKTQRHSKLIQLSHLDLGDSYSVICYESPHRILETLHDIALLLPHTRIVVQKELTKLHQQRYYGNAQEVIAMLKDVAMRGEWVIIFDFSHPHIKQEKTLSYADIFTLDIPPKIKAKILSKISGQSIKQCYENILR, from the coding sequence GTGCTCATACTTGTGCCAACTCCCATAGGGAATCTTGAAGATATTACTCTACGGGCATTGGAGGCGTTTAAACAAGCCGATATTATTTTATGCGAAGATACACGAGTTGCAAAAAAACTCTTAGAACTCCTTATCTCTCGTTCCTTGCTTCAAATACCCACTGATAAGGATTGCTCATCTTTTATAGAATCTAAGCAATTTAAATCTTTTCACTCTCATAACCAAAATGAATTTATAGATTCTTTACAAAAAGAAATGTTTGAATCTTGTGTGCTTTATTTGAGTGATGCAGGCACACCTTGTATTAGCGACCCGGGCGCAAAGCTTGTCTCTTATGCAATTGCACATAATATTGATTTTGATGTGTTGCCCGGAGCTTGTGCGCTTAATGTGGCATTTTGTGGGAGTGGTATAGAATCCACGCCTTTTGTATTTGCAGGATTTTTGCCACATAAAAAGACACAGAGGCATTCCAAACTGATACAGCTCTCTCATTTAGATTTGGGAGATTCTTATAGTGTTATTTGCTATGAAAGCCCCCATAGAATCTTAGAGACATTGCACGATATTGCCTTGCTTCTACCTCATACGCGCATTGTTGTGCAAAAAGAACTTACCAAACTTCATCAACAGAGATATTATGGCAATGCACAAGAAGTAATTGCTATGCTTAAAGATGTTGCAATGCGGGGCGAATGGGTAATTATATTTGATTTTAGCCACCCTCATATAAAACAAGAAAAAACTTTGAGCTATGCAGATATTTTTACGCTTGATATTCCACCTAAAATAAAGGCTAAAATCTTAAGCAAAATAAGCGGGCAAAGTATCAAACAATGCTATGAAAATATTTTAAGGTGA
- the rpmE gene encoding 50S ribosomal protein L31: MKKGIHPEYIPCKVTCVTSGKQLEVLSTKSELRIDISSFCHPFYTGSDKITDITGRVEKFRQKYNMK, translated from the coding sequence ATGAAAAAAGGTATCCACCCTGAATATATACCCTGCAAAGTAACTTGTGTAACAAGCGGCAAACAACTTGAAGTTTTAAGCACTAAAAGTGAGCTTCGTATTGATATTTCAAGCTTTTGCCACCCTTTTTATACAGGAAGCGATAAAATCACAGATATTACCGGACGCGTTGAAAAATTCCGACAAAAATATAATATGAAATAA
- the rlmB gene encoding 23S rRNA (guanosine(2251)-2'-O)-methyltransferase RlmB: MIIYGKQPIFYALNTCAECIEEIYLAKELPKDKFKQLARLDKPIKRVDMKKAQSLAHGGNHQGILASITPPSPLSFNELKSKDSLLVLCNITDVGNIGSIFRTAYALGVGGVVICLSHLNQKAIESIARLSSGAFLHMPYGVFPHIFDIINELKNADFMLIGADMQGQESCSVKKKWVLFLGSESEGLSARLKHKLDTILSIKMEHHFDSLNVAVAAGILIDRINNARE, translated from the coding sequence GTGATTATTTATGGAAAACAACCGATTTTTTATGCTTTAAATACCTGTGCAGAGTGTATTGAGGAAATATATCTTGCTAAAGAATTACCAAAGGATAAGTTTAAGCAACTTGCACGATTGGATAAACCTATAAAACGCGTGGATATGAAAAAGGCACAATCTCTCGCACACGGCGGAAATCATCAAGGTATTTTAGCTTCTATCACGCCACCAAGTCCGCTGAGTTTCAATGAGCTCAAAAGCAAAGATTCTCTCCTTGTACTTTGTAATATCACTGATGTTGGGAATATCGGCTCAATTTTTCGCACTGCTTATGCTTTGGGTGTGGGAGGGGTGGTAATTTGTTTATCACATCTCAACCAAAAAGCCATAGAAAGCATAGCTCGCCTTTCAAGTGGTGCTTTTTTGCATATGCCCTATGGTGTTTTTCCACATATCTTTGATATAATAAACGAGTTAAAAAATGCAGATTTTATGCTCATAGGTGCAGATATGCAAGGGCAGGAGAGTTGCAGTGTGAAAAAGAAATGGGTTTTATTTTTAGGGAGTGAATCTGAAGGTTTATCAGCGCGATTGAAGCACAAACTTGATACAATCCTCTCTATAAAAATGGAGCATCATTTTGATTCTCTCAATGTGGCTGTGGCTGCAGGAATTTTAATAGATAGGATAAACAATGCAAGGGAATAA
- a CDS encoding LL-diaminopimelate aminotransferase has product MFDEIEFDKIKRLPKYVFAAINEIKLEMRRNNEDVIDFSMGNPDGKTPEHIIQKLCEAAQKGKNQGYSVSRGIYKLRLAICKWYKRTYGAELDPETEACVTMGSKEGYVHLVQAIANPGDNAIVAEPAYPIHYYAFILNGANVSTFGLKWNEQMELDVEDFFINIKRVLREVMPRPKFVVVNFPHNPTTIVVYREFYERLVAFAKQERFYIISDIAYAELCFDGFKTPSILEIEGAKDVAVESYTLSKTYNMAGWRVGFVVGNKKIIQALQKIKSWIDYGIYTPLQIAATIALDGDQSCVEEIKSQYEKRMEVLIKSFGEAGWVMQKPKASMFIWAKLPSCVGDMGSLEFSKRLLQEAKIAVSPGVGFGEYGEGYVRIALIENEKRIRQAARNLKAFLKQFQ; this is encoded by the coding sequence ATGTTTGATGAAATTGAATTTGATAAAATAAAACGTTTGCCAAAATATGTTTTTGCTGCTATTAACGAGATTAAATTAGAAATGCGGCGCAATAATGAAGATGTGATTGATTTTTCTATGGGCAATCCTGATGGAAAAACACCAGAGCATATTATTCAAAAGCTTTGTGAAGCAGCACAAAAAGGTAAAAACCAAGGATATTCTGTCAGTCGCGGCATTTATAAATTGCGTTTGGCAATTTGTAAATGGTATAAGCGTACATATGGAGCAGAGCTAGATCCAGAGACTGAAGCGTGTGTAACAATGGGGAGTAAAGAGGGCTATGTGCATCTTGTGCAAGCTATTGCAAATCCCGGAGATAATGCAATCGTAGCCGAACCAGCTTATCCTATACATTATTATGCTTTTATTCTTAATGGCGCAAATGTTTCAACTTTTGGCTTAAAGTGGAATGAGCAAATGGAACTTGATGTAGAGGATTTTTTTATAAACATCAAACGTGTATTGAGAGAAGTGATGCCGCGTCCGAAATTTGTCGTAGTCAATTTTCCGCACAATCCCACAACTATTGTTGTATATAGGGAGTTTTATGAGCGTTTAGTGGCTTTTGCTAAACAAGAGAGATTCTATATTATTTCTGATATTGCTTATGCAGAGTTATGTTTTGATGGCTTTAAAACGCCAAGTATTCTTGAAATAGAGGGCGCTAAAGATGTGGCGGTGGAAAGTTATACTTTGAGCAAAACTTACAATATGGCAGGTTGGCGTGTAGGCTTTGTGGTGGGAAATAAAAAAATTATCCAAGCGTTGCAAAAGATTAAAAGCTGGATTGATTATGGCATTTATACACCCTTGCAGATTGCTGCTACCATTGCGCTTGATGGTGATCAATCTTGCGTGGAAGAGATTAAATCTCAATATGAAAAGCGTATGGAAGTATTGATTAAAAGCTTTGGTGAGGCAGGTTGGGTAATGCAAAAGCCTAAGGCGAGTATGTTTATTTGGGCAAAGTTACCCTCTTGTGTGGGAGATATGGGAAGTTTGGAGTTTTCAAAGAGATTGCTCCAAGAAGCAAAAATCGCTGTAAGTCCGGGTGTAGGATTTGGTGAATATGGTGAGGGCTATGTAAGAATCGCATTGATTGAGAATGAAAAGCGCATTCGTCAAGCCGCACGGAATCTTAAAGCATTTTTGAAACAATTTCAATAA
- a CDS encoding homoserine dehydrogenase has translation MSKLVVGMVGFGVVGSSVLKALLANKNIISARAGKEIEIKHIIVRDEVKAHSKLKEFNASVKVSTDVNDILQDEEIEVIVELMGGVEIAYEIAQKALKAKKAFVTANKAMLAYHRCDIAPLANGVPVGFEASVCGGIPIIRVLKEGLSANHILAIRGILNGTSNYILTQMQQYNQDFHAALTQAQNLGYAEADPTLDISGGDAGHKLLILASLAYGINALPEEILIEGIEGIMPDDIEFANEFGYVIKLLGIAKKQGNEVELRVHPSMIPKGAMLSKVDNVMNGISVIGDYVGESMYYGAGAGGDATASSVVSDLIAIARGESAAMLGFSQQLEGNEHLKLKSIDEIYSHYYIRLYVCDKPGVLGQVSQILGQHNISIGAFLQKETNDKNIAKMLLSTHHCYERDINAALLELERLDSISQKPYKMRIES, from the coding sequence ATGTCAAAACTTGTGGTGGGTATGGTTGGCTTTGGTGTCGTAGGAAGCAGCGTTTTGAAGGCACTTTTGGCAAATAAAAATATTATTAGTGCAAGGGCTGGAAAAGAGATTGAGATTAAGCATATCATAGTGCGCGATGAGGTAAAGGCTCACTCAAAGTTAAAAGAGTTTAATGCCTCCGTAAAAGTAAGCACTGATGTCAATGATATTTTACAAGATGAAGAGATTGAAGTTATTGTTGAACTTATGGGTGGCGTGGAGATTGCCTATGAGATTGCTCAAAAAGCGTTAAAAGCAAAAAAAGCCTTTGTTACTGCAAATAAAGCAATGCTTGCCTATCATCGTTGTGATATAGCACCGCTTGCAAATGGTGTCCCTGTGGGTTTTGAGGCGAGTGTGTGTGGTGGCATACCTATTATTCGTGTTTTAAAAGAGGGTTTGAGTGCGAATCATATTCTTGCTATTCGCGGGATACTTAATGGCACGAGTAATTATATTCTTACCCAAATGCAGCAGTATAATCAAGATTTTCACGCTGCACTTACTCAAGCACAGAATCTCGGCTATGCAGAGGCTGACCCAACGCTTGATATAAGTGGTGGTGATGCGGGACATAAGTTACTTATTCTTGCTTCTTTGGCGTATGGGATTAATGCACTGCCAGAGGAGATTCTCATAGAGGGCATAGAGGGCATTATGCCTGATGATATAGAGTTTGCGAATGAATTTGGTTATGTGATTAAACTTCTTGGTATTGCCAAAAAGCAAGGCAATGAAGTAGAGTTGCGTGTGCATCCGAGTATGATTCCTAAAGGTGCAATGTTAAGCAAGGTAGATAATGTAATGAATGGCATTAGCGTGATTGGGGATTATGTAGGGGAGAGTATGTATTATGGAGCAGGAGCAGGAGGTGATGCGACTGCAAGCTCTGTGGTGAGCGATCTTATTGCCATTGCACGAGGGGAAAGTGCTGCAATGCTTGGATTTAGCCAGCAGCTTGAAGGTAATGAGCATTTAAAGCTTAAGAGCATTGATGAGATTTACTCGCATTATTACATAAGGCTATATGTGTGCGATAAGCCGGGCGTATTGGGGCAAGTATCGCAGATTCTAGGGCAGCATAATATTTCTATCGGTGCGTTTTTGCAAAAAGAGACAAATGATAAAAATATCGCCAAAATGCTACTTTCTACACATCATTGCTATGAGAGGGATATTAACGCCGCACTCTTAGAACTAGAGAGATTAGATTCTATCTCGCAAAAGCCCTATAAAATGCGTATTGAATCTTAA
- a CDS encoding YraN family protein, whose translation MKQMNSRHKGKQAEDFACVFLRKCGFEIVERNFFARYGEIDIVASKDNILHFVEVKSGEGFEPIYNITPSKIKKLTKAIGFYLLAHKITQAYCLDALIIKNNECELIENITLC comes from the coding sequence ATAAAGCAAATGAATAGCAGACATAAAGGCAAACAAGCGGAGGATTTTGCCTGTGTATTTTTGCGCAAATGTGGTTTTGAGATTGTAGAGCGTAATTTTTTTGCTCGTTATGGCGAGATTGACATTGTTGCTTCAAAAGATAATATCTTGCATTTTGTTGAAGTTAAAAGTGGCGAGGGCTTTGAGCCAATTTATAATATTACGCCAAGCAAGATAAAAAAGCTCACAAAAGCGATTGGATTCTATTTGCTCGCACATAAGATTACCCAAGCTTACTGCCTTGATGCGTTGATTATCAAAAATAATGAATGCGAACTTATTGAGAATATTACTTTATGTTGA
- a CDS encoding Opr family porin — protein sequence MKKIIAIIACLLALSEIANANNLAHLLLTGRPSGHMGLYYQYMTGGAPSFIDANVSLAYQTQRFRGIGFGGSMWATTKLFQVHNGDFSKVKENYVLTEAYASFVNPNRISMYAGRFKTDSEWIKHYTQGAAVTYEDIENVKFDFIWAWRNAYVTDYRMDRFRNPFGDMGAMYFGATITLPESPLQITPYIYTAPGDFTSFALKVLVAVPAGNATLYGKMHFLSFVSKDKTRVIDTQTADGDGGFVWLEGGAKWLGLNTGGGVISVHQNGARGIDSFGQSSYFERREGLFYNNATTLYAFAEYDFKQYMQLDGAIRHTTIGSKNIFNWEVGLTSQPQNNIKLGAKIIGMINNADFTLDNSIFAADGENYLLTRVFARVSF from the coding sequence ATGAAAAAAATAATAGCGATTATTGCGTGTTTGCTTGCTTTAAGCGAAATTGCAAATGCAAATAATCTAGCACATTTACTTCTCACAGGACGTCCAAGCGGACATATGGGTTTGTATTATCAATATATGACAGGGGGAGCACCTAGTTTTATTGATGCAAATGTTTCGCTTGCTTATCAAACGCAACGTTTTCGGGGTATAGGATTTGGCGGTTCTATGTGGGCTACAACAAAGCTTTTTCAAGTGCATAATGGGGATTTTTCAAAAGTAAAAGAGAATTATGTTCTTACAGAAGCCTATGCAAGTTTTGTGAATCCAAATCGCATAAGTATGTATGCGGGACGATTTAAAACTGATAGTGAGTGGATTAAGCATTATACACAAGGCGCAGCAGTAACTTATGAAGATATAGAAAATGTAAAATTTGATTTTATTTGGGCTTGGAGAAATGCCTATGTTACAGACTATCGTATGGATAGATTCAGGAATCCTTTTGGTGATATGGGGGCAATGTATTTTGGGGCAACAATTACTTTGCCAGAATCTCCATTACAAATTACCCCCTATATATACACTGCGCCGGGTGATTTTACCTCATTTGCCTTAAAAGTGCTTGTTGCAGTGCCTGCTGGTAATGCTACGCTTTATGGAAAGATGCACTTTTTATCTTTTGTGAGCAAAGATAAAACTAGGGTTATTGATACTCAAACTGCAGATGGTGATGGTGGTTTTGTATGGTTAGAGGGGGGAGCAAAATGGCTTGGGCTAAACACAGGAGGAGGGGTGATTTCAGTACATCAAAATGGTGCAAGAGGGATAGATTCTTTTGGACAGAGTAGCTATTTTGAACGAAGAGAAGGATTGTTTTATAATAATGCGACAACTTTGTATGCATTCGCAGAATATGATTTTAAGCAATATATGCAGCTTGATGGAGCAATTCGCCATACAACTATTGGTTCTAAAAATATTTTTAATTGGGAAGTGGGTCTTACTTCTCAACCTCAAAATAACATCAAGTTAGGAGCTAAGATTATAGGTATGATAAATAATGCCGATTTTACGCTGGATAATTCAATTTTTGCCGCTGATGGCGAGAATTATCTGCTTACTCGCGTTTTTGCACGAGTAAGTTTTTAA